A genomic window from Gossypium hirsutum isolate 1008001.06 chromosome D12, Gossypium_hirsutum_v2.1, whole genome shotgun sequence includes:
- the LOC107946011 gene encoding probable WRKY transcription factor 23 (The RefSeq protein has 1 substitution compared to this genomic sequence) has protein sequence MERKEGLKIEDYVMGNSINSNSSFCDYTGNVFPLQSVFDSCSEEDNNKFSLGFMELLGVQDFTCPLFDVAQQVPVSTKMGSPEQGFNLPATPNSSSVSSGSSEAVNGEPVKVEDDQEEEDDQQKNKTQLKVKKTNQKRQREPRFAFMTKSEVDHLEDGYRWRKYGQKAVKNSPFPRSYYRCTSTSCNVKKRVERCFTDPSIVVTTYEGQHTHPSPLMPRPNLVGSTINSGISAGAAAAFSVPMQRNTQCHYYYQQQQQQQHQHPFANSLSSLNFGHNGPSIDSSFLHERRLCTSGQSLLKDHGLLQDIIPSHMLKEE, from the exons ATGGAGAGAAAAGAGGGTTTAAAAATAGAAGACTATGTAATGGGAAACTCAATCAACTCAAACTCATCGTTTTGTGATTACACGGGCAATGGTTTCCCATTACAAAGTGTATTTGATTCATGTAGTGAAGAAGATAATAATAAGTTTTCATTAGGGTTTATGGAGTTGTTGGGTGTTCAAGACTTTACCTGTCCTTTATTTGATGTGGCTCAACAAGTTCCAGTTTCGACCAAGATGGGGTCACCTGAGCAGGGTTTTAATCTGCCTGCTACACCTAACTCTTCCTCGGTTTCATCAGGTTCGAGTGAAGCCGTCAATGGTGAACCTGTTAAAGTAGAAGACGaccaagaagaagaagatgaccaACAAAAAAACAAGACACA GTTGAAAGTGAAGAAGACAAACCAGAAGAGACAGAGAGAGCCGAGATTCGCGTTTATGACAAAGAGCGAGGTTGATCATCTGGAAGATGGGTACAGATGGAGAAAGTACGGCCAAAAAGCTGTTAAAAACAGCCCTTTTCCTAG GAGTTATTATCGTTGCACCAGCACCTCATGTAATGTGAAAAAAAGAGTGGAGAGATGTTTCACCGACCCAAGCATTGTGGTCACCACTTACGAAGGCCAACACACTCACCCCAGCCCGCTCATGCCTCGGCCGAATCTCGTCGGTTCTACTATAAATTCCGGCATCTCTGCCGGAGCCGCAGCAGCTTTCAGTGTGCCAATGCAAAGGAATACTCAGTGTCACTACTACTaccagcagcagcagcagcagcagcatcaACATCCATTTGCCAATAGCTTGTCTTCTTTGAACTTTGGTCATAATGGTCCCTCCATTGACTCGAGTTTTCTTCACGAGAGGCGTCTTTGCACCTCGGGGCAGTCTTTGCTTAAAGACCATGGCCTTCTTCAAGACATTATACCTTCTCATATGCTGAAAGAAGAGTAG